The Candidatus Schekmanbacteria bacterium RIFCSPLOWO2_02_FULL_38_14 genomic sequence GACTCTCTGCGCCCGTATTAGTTCTGTAAGATTATCAAGCACTATAACCATGCCAAGATAATTTTCCTGACTGTCAAAGAGCATATTGATATTTGTCATGAATATAAAAACCTCTCCGTCAATGTTAAGGTTTATTTCTTTTTCAAGGCTTCTTGCGTTGTCATCAAGTATCTGAGAGATAATTTTCTTCAATGTTTCAAAATGCTTAATGCCAAATACTTCTGTGTAGTGTTTGTTCATAGTATCATTTTCATTGGCATGGAGCATGTTTTCTGCTGCCTTGTTTATGGTTGATATATTTCCATTATTATCAAGAGAGATAACACCTGTTGTTATGTTTTCAAGAACAGTTTCCATGTAAGTTCTCTTCTGTTCCAGCTCAATATTGGTATTTTTAAGGCTTATGTTTTTTTCCTCAAGGTCAGCCTTGTTTTTTTTTAGTCTGTCAGTCATCTGGTTAAATGAGCTGACAAGGACTCCTATTTCATCCTGGCTTTCAGGGTCTGGTTCAAGGTCAATATGAAAGTCAAGGTTTCCTCCGGCAATTTCTTTTGTCCCTTCAGCAAGTTGCTGAATAGGACCTGTTATGCCCTTTGCCATTTGAAGCCCGAACCACATTGCAGCAAAGATAATCAGTATAGTAACAATAGCAAACATTGCGATGTAGTTGTTGGCAATTGGTCTTTTAAGAATGTTTTTTTCCCTGTATTCCTTGTATGCGAGGTTTATTGATTTTATGTCCTCAGAGATTCCTTTTGGCAGGTAAAAGCTTGTTGCAACTGCGCCAATTATGTGGGTTTTATCTCCATGGGCTTTAATTGGAGTAATTCCAATAATTAATTCGCCTTTTCCAACAGGTTTTATTTCAGTGATTTTTTTCCCCCGAAAGGCTCTTCTCAAGAATTTTTCTCCGGGTTTTTTGAATCTGTTTTCCGGAAATTTGGGATCGAGGATTTTTACAAGCTCTTTTTTGTTTGTACTGTAGATGGAGATAGAACTTAAATTATATTCCTTGCGTTTTTCGTTTACCAGATTCTTTAAATTGTCTATTCTGCTTTTTCTTATCAGATTTTTTTCTGAGACTTCCTTGCTCATCTGCCAGCTGAAATGAAGAGCCCTGCTCTCTAAATTTTTATAGTAGCTTTCAGAAACTTCAAGCGCCACGCTCAGGGAATTCTCTATTGGAAGGCTGAACCAGTACTCTATGGTCTGGGATATAAGGACTCTTGCAAATAAAAAGAGGAGAACGGAGGGTATTATTGTAAGCAGGAAGAATGAGACAATAAGTTTTGTCCTGAATTTTGCTCCGGGAACTTTTCTCTGTCTTTCAAAATACAGCTTTACAAGGTTGCGGATTACAAGGAAAAATAAAATCAGCAGGAGGATAAAATTTATATTATAAAATGAATAAAAGATGATGTAGTTTGCAATTGGAGAAGAAGCCTTTATGTTGCGGGTATAGACCTCTACAAAAGTGATAGCAACAAGGATGAGCAGTATTGATACAACCGTTATTATTATTCTTCTTCTTCTGATATTTGTTTCTACCATGATATCCTTGCAAACAATTTTCCTGCTTCCTGTTTAATAATCCCGTTCATTTCAAGGTTTAAAAGGATAGCAGAAACTTTGTTAACCGGCAAATTGGACTCTTTGGCTATTACGTCAATGTGGACAGGGTTCTCGTTTATAAGAGAATATATTATTGTCTCTTCTTTTGATAAACTCAAACGGGTTTCTCTGCTTGCCTCATTGCCGGCTCCTGTTTTTGATTTTTGCGGTACATTCAGCTCGCTGATAATGTCAGAGATATCTTCAACAAGTTTTGCCCCTTCTTTAATAAGCGAATTGGTCCCTTTGCTGTTTCTGGCATTGATATTGCCGGGTATTGCAAATACCTCTCTTCCCTGCTCAAGCGCCTGTTTTGCTGTTATTAATGCACCGCTTTTTTCAGATGCCTCAACGACAAGGGTTCCAAGGGATAAACCGCTTATAATACGGTTTCTGACCGGAAAATTTTCACGGTGAGGCGGCATTTTCATTGGGAATTCTGATATAACAGCCCCTGATGTTGAAATCCTTTCAGCAAGCCTTGAATTTTCCTGCGGATAAATCACATTTAATCCTGAGCCAAGAACTGCAAAGGTTTTTCCTCCTTTTTCAATTGCTGTGGTATGTGCTACTGTATCAATTCCTCTTGCCATACCGCTTACTATTGCAAAGCCTCTCGCCACTAATTCTCCTGTTAATTTCTCAGTGATTGCTTTTCCATAATAGGTTGGGTTTCTTGACCCTACAATTGCAATTCCGGGTTCAAAATCTTTAATGCTTCCTTTGACATAAAGAACAGGAGGGGGATTGTGTATTGTTTTTAAAGTTGCCGGATATTCCGGGGAATCGAGGGTTAATACCTCGACGCTGTTCTCATTTATCAGCCTCAGTTCTTCTTCAATAAGCCTTCCGTCTTTAAGAGAGATTATCTCCTTTGCAAGCTTGTCTCCGATTCCCCTGACTTTAATAAGGTCATTATAGGAAACCTTGAGAACATTGCTTGCCGTGCCAAAGTGCTGCAGGAGTCTGGTAAACAGGATTTTTCCAATGCCTGATACCAAATTGAGGGCTATCCAGTCTTTTTTGTTGTTGTCCATGGGATATGACCTTAATTCTTTCCTGCCTTTTTTATCAAACGGAAGGTCTCTTCGTAAATAACTTTTCGAGGTCCTATTGCAATAATTGTACTAGCTCAATAATTCGGTAACTTTTTGGAGCTTATCAAAAGGTGTTTCATAATTCAATTCCCCATGTTTTCTTAAGTGATTATACTCAAATAAAAAGTTTCCAAGATTCATTATAAGATCCTTCTCAGAATCAAAAGAATTAGGATAAAAGAATTCATTCTTGATAATTTTCCAAAAGGCTTCTATCTTACCATTGGTTTGTGTTTTATTATTAATTATACCAAAAGAGTTACCTGATTAGTGAGCATTAACAACCTATTTTTTAAGCTTCCTGAAAGTGTTAATTATGAATCTACTTCTTTAATGAAACATTTCAAATAGAATCAATAATATAACAATAGTTTTTATGGATACCATATTGTTGAGATGGAGAGTTAGCGATCAGAAGACACCTTGACCATCTCTATAGGCTGCTCCTTGCCACAATGCTTGCAAACTATTGCATCTTCTTTAATAATCTCTGCACAGTAGGGACATATTTTGGTATATCCTTTAGATACCAGAGGTGGAAGTACAATAATAACAGCAATAAGTAACGGAACAATTGCACATAAGAAAAGCCACAATATCGGGCTGCGCCCTTTTCTTCTGGCTATAATGCCGCCTACAATGCCTGCAATAGTAAGCAGAATAACATATCTAAGCAATGGGATTCTCTACTTTGTTACCCCGTTAGAAAGCCCCCATGTATGGCGGGGAAAAAGCTTTTTCCTTTCTAACGGGGTTTATGATTATTCGTTTAGGACATAGATAGTATATCAACGTCCTTTATCTTTTCTGTACCTCACCTACGCCAATAAATGGTATTGCGCCACCACCTGTAACCTGGGGGAGTATCCCATTCCATTTATCTATTGCCTTAAGATTTGCCTCTATCTTTCTAAGCTCTATAAGATCGGTTGAAATATTTGCTCTTTGGAGCCTCAGGGACTCTGCCTCTGCTTTGGCTGCTGTAATCGTCTGCTCTGCCTCAATCTTTATCCTCTCCAGGTCTCTCTTTGCCTTTTGTGCAAGCTGGTCTGCTGTTTGCTTTGCCTCAATAGCCTCCGTAAATACTTGTGAGAAACTGAATGTGACAATAGAAAACGCATCAACTGCTATATTATACTTCAGGAGTCTTTCAGAAAGGGCTTCTTTCATTGCCGTGCTTACTGCCGGCCTCTTTGTAATAAGCTCTTCTGCTGAATACCCCGCTGACACAGCTTTCATTACCTCTTGTATTGCAGGGTCTATCATACGCTCCTTGAATTGTACCCCAAGGGTCTGATAGACAACATTTGCCTTATCAGGTATGACATGATAGTTAAGCGCAACCGATAAAGTCACATCCTGAAGATCAGCCGAGGCAGATGCGGAATCAGTCACTGCCTTCTGCACCTTGACATCCATTATGGCAATCTTCTGCATTACAGGCACTATGAAATGCAGTCCTTCTCCAAGCACATTCTGCTGAACAGCGCCAAAATTGAGGACAACCCCTCTTTCACCTGCTCCAATCTGAACCCATGGTTTCAAAAACAGAAAAAACACCAGAATTGCTCCAATAATCACTGCCACCCTCATAGGGCCTTTCTTCATTGCAGACTGCATTGTCTCCTTTGCCATGTAGATACCTTTCTCAATATCTTTCTCATCTAACATTATGCTTCCTCCTTTTGTGATTGTTTACCCCGTTTAGAAATTGAAGATTTCTAACGGGGTTTACTTCCCTGCCTGTCGGCAGACAGGAAGCCTTCTTATCCTTGGAACGTAGATTGCAAATCAACGTTCCTTTCTTTTTCCTTTCTTTGCCTCCTTTCCTGCATATCTGTTTGTCATGGTCGGTTCAATTTTTAAGGGATTAGATTCTTGTTTAGATTAGAATAATTTTGTTATAAGTATATAAGTTTAGATTTCAGTGTCAATAAGTTTTGATTAGAAACTTTTTCAGAAATCTCTTTTTGAACTTTGAGCTTTGTCACTTGACATTACTACACCAGCAAACTAAATTTAATTATATGGCTAAATTCCCTTCCTTCCTTTCCTTTGTCCTTGACAATCCTATCAGGGCTTTTTTTACGGACAGAAAAAATCTTATTGAGAAAACAGGCATAAGAGAAGGAATGACAATTCTTGAGGTTGGGTGTGGAAATGGTTTTTTCACTCCATACCTGTCAAAAGCTGTCGGTAAAGATGGAAAGATTATTGCCATTGATCTCCAGAAAGAGATGATAGAAAAATTAAGAGGCAAGATAAAAAGAGAGGGTTTGAATCATATGGAGACAATAATCGGTGACATAGGAGAAATTAACCTTTTACAAACCAGTATTGATTTTATTTTCATTTATTATTGTTACCATGAGCTTGAAGATAAAAATGGAGCAGTTAAAAAGTTTAAAGATGTTTTAAAAGAGCAGGGCTCGCTTTTTATAGCTGAACCCAAATTCGAGGTAAAACTTAAGCGGAAAGAGAAAATGAAAAAGCTTCTTCAAAGTGAGGGATTTATATTGAGTGAAGAATGGGCAAGTCTTTTTAGTTATTACTTAAGATTCAAGAAAAAGATTTAAATAAGGGGGGGGTAATGCTCACTCAAAATTTGGGCTTAAGCAAGAGAGGCTTAAATAAAATTATCATTAGTTTTCAGCTAAAATCTCGGCTATATGCTTAACTTCTATCTTATCTCCTGCCTCCCTGAGTCCGCCCTTAATCTGCATGATGCATCCCGGGCAGGCTGTCGCAACTGTTGTTGCGCCGGTTTTTCTTATAGTTTCAAGCTTCCTCTCTAAAATCGCTTCAGAAATCTCAGCGTATTCAAAGGCAAAAGAACCAGCAGCACCGCAACAGTGGCAGGGGAACTCCATTTCTATAAAGTTTAAGCCTTTAACACCTTGCAAAAGCTCGCGTGGTTCTTCAGTAATCTCAAGGCCTCTATGCAAATGGCAAGAGTCGTGGTAAGTGACTTTTTTGTTACTTATACCCTTTGGCTTATAATTTAAAAATTTAATGAGGAATTCTGAAAAATCATAGGATTTTTTTGCGAGCGATTCTGCTTCTGCCTTTTGTGTTGGATTGTTTTTTAAAAGCAATGGATATTCATTTCTTAAAGCCTCAAGGCATGTAGCGCACCCGGTTATTATAAAATCAAAACTTTTTAGAACTTCGATATTCTGAAGAGCCATCTCTTTTGCAGTCCCTGTATCCCCGCTGTAAAGGACAGGTATTCCGCAGCAGGTTTGCTCAAAGGGAAAAACCGTTTCAACATTTTCCTCTCCAAGGAGTTTTAAAATACTTTTACCAATTTCAGGATATATGAAATCTATTAAACAGCCTGAGAAAAAAGCTGCCTTGAATTTCGGGTTTTCATTTTTTTTAATAGGATTTTTTTCTAAAATTTCCCTTAGAGACTCGCGGGCTATTGCTGGCAAATAACGGGACTTTGTGTACTTTGAAAAAAATAGCGGTATATGGCGGAGGGTTGTTCCCCCTTTTATAAAGGGCTTCTGAAGTTTTGAGGCAGTCTT encodes the following:
- a CDS encoding DNA protecting protein DprA; protein product: MDNNKKDWIALNLVSGIGKILFTRLLQHFGTASNVLKVSYNDLIKVRGIGDKLAKEIISLKDGRLIEEELRLINENSVEVLTLDSPEYPATLKTIHNPPPVLYVKGSIKDFEPGIAIVGSRNPTYYGKAITEKLTGELVARGFAIVSGMARGIDTVAHTTAIEKGGKTFAVLGSGLNVIYPQENSRLAERISTSGAVISEFPMKMPPHRENFPVRNRIISGLSLGTLVVEASEKSGALITAKQALEQGREVFAIPGNINARNSKGTNSLIKEGAKLVEDISDIISELNVPQKSKTGAGNEASRETRLSLSKEETIIYSLINENPVHIDVIAKESNLPVNKVSAILLNLEMNGIIKQEAGKLFARISW
- a CDS encoding HflC protein gives rise to the protein MAKETMQSAMKKGPMRVAVIIGAILVFFLFLKPWVQIGAGERGVVLNFGAVQQNVLGEGLHFIVPVMQKIAIMDVKVQKAVTDSASASADLQDVTLSVALNYHVIPDKANVVYQTLGVQFKERMIDPAIQEVMKAVSAGYSAEELITKRPAVSTAMKEALSERLLKYNIAVDAFSIVTFSFSQVFTEAIEAKQTADQLAQKAKRDLERIKIEAEQTITAAKAEAESLRLQRANISTDLIELRKIEANLKAIDKWNGILPQVTGGGAIPFIGVGEVQKR